TGAGTACCAATACGTGTGGGTTCGTGAACAGCATTCGAGCCAACATCCGCACTATCACTTGATTTTCTTTTTGAACGGAAACCTGACCGTTAGTCCACACAACCACTTGGAACGAGCCGAGAAGCTTTGGACAAACCTTTTCAATAACCCAGACGTGACTGAAAACCGGGGTCTGCTTCACCGTTGCAATCGAAGAGCAGACGGCGGCACTCAGTCCAACCACATCTTGATTTCTAGGAACTCTGACCGCTTTTCTGATGACATTGAACGGTGTTTTCATTGGGCCAGCTACCTCTCCAAAATGAACACAAAAGGCTCTGCACCGCACAACGTTCGGGAATGGGATGCCTCGTTGATAAGGAAACGATCCAAATAAACATTTAACGATCTAAATTTAAAGGAGAATTACCATGTTTGATGATGAATTTGAAGAGGAAGAGAATGTAACTACAGGCTCTGAGATCGTGATCAACCCGAACAGCAGGGAGATGATACTCA
This is a stretch of genomic DNA from Spartobacteria bacterium. It encodes these proteins:
- a CDS encoding inovirus Gp2 family protein translates to HITRRGRPSENHSPRLALLGCPSVALLGCPFTPPNNEKLSAFLNSFTTYLNRSRIEYQYVWVREQHSSQHPHYHLIFFLNGNLTVSPHNHLERAEKLWTNLFNNPDVTENRGLLHRCNRRADGGTQSNHILISRNSDRFSDDIERCFHWASYLSKMNTKGSAPHNVREWDASLIRKRSK